A region from the bacterium genome encodes:
- a CDS encoding HAD-IA family hydrolase, with translation SKDREISLCEGVSQMLLALDSKCSMAIVSSNSSETIRDVLGRLGILQHFSTISGGDEEMGKVERMRKCMSGHGVTEDSTIYIGDTVGDMKEAREAGVTPIAVAWGLHPAARLAGAQPELIIMEPSELVDYVGALSRAKSEAEAPL, from the coding sequence TGTCCAAGGACAGGGAGATAAGCCTTTGCGAGGGGGTTTCGCAGATGCTCCTGGCGCTCGATTCGAAGTGCAGCATGGCTATAGTCTCCTCCAACTCAAGCGAGACGATACGCGACGTCCTGGGCAGGCTGGGCATCCTCCAGCATTTCTCCACCATATCCGGCGGCGACGAGGAGATGGGCAAGGTCGAGCGGATGCGCAAGTGTATGTCGGGCCACGGCGTCACGGAGGATAGCACGATCTACATAGGCGACACTGTTGGGGACATGAAGGAGGCCCGCGAGGCAGGGGTTACGCCGATAGCCGTCGCCTGGGGTCTGCATCCGGCGGCGAGGCTGGCGGGCGCTCAACCCGAGCTTATCATCATGGAGCCTTCTGAGCTGGTGGATTATGTGGGCGCTCTGTCCAGAGCGAAATCAGAGGCAGAAGCTCCCCTTTGA